One genomic segment of Ricinus communis isolate WT05 ecotype wild-type chromosome 3, ASM1957865v1, whole genome shotgun sequence includes these proteins:
- the LOC8263849 gene encoding pyrophosphate-energized vacuolar membrane proton pump — protein sequence MGDAILPDLGTEILIPICAIIGIGFSLIQWLLVSKVKLVPSGGAGNNNNNNKNGYSDYLIEEEEGVNDHNVVLKCADIQNAISEGATSFLFTEYQYVGIFMVAFAILIFVFLGSVEGFSTKSQPCTYDQFKMCKPALATAAFSTVSFLLGAFTSVVSGFLGMKIATYANARTTLEARKGVGKAFITAFRSGAVMGFLLAANGLLVLYIAINLFKLYYGDDWAGLFEAITGYGLGGSSMALFGRVGGGIYTKAADVGADLVGKVEKNIPEDDPRNPAVIADNVGDNVGDIAGMGSDLFGSYAESSCAALVVASISSFGMNHELTPMLYPLIISSVGILVCLLTTLFATDFFEIKAVNEIEPALKRQLIISTVLMTIGVAVVSWIALPSSFTIFNFGTQKVVKNWQLFLCVAVGLWAGLIIGFVTEYYTSNAYSPVQDVADSCRTGAATNVIFGLALGYKSVIIPIFAIAISIFVSFSFAAMYGIAVAALGMLSTIATGLAIDAYGPISDNAGGIAEMAGMSHRIRERTDALDAAGNTTAAIGKGFAIGSAALVSLALFGAFVSRASISTVDVLTPKVFIGLIVGAMLPYWFSAMTMKSVGSAALKMVEEVRRQFNTIPGLMEGTTKPDYATCVKISTDASIKEMIPPGALVMLTPLIVGIFFGVETLSGVLAGSLVSGVQIAISASNTGGAWDNAKKYIEAGASEHARTLGPKGSDPHKAAVIGDTIGDPLKDTSGPSLNILIKLMAVESLVFAPFFATHGGLLFKIF from the exons ATGGGTGATGCTATTTTGCCAGATCTTGGGACCGAGATTTTGATCCCGATATGTGCAATTATAGGAATCGGGTTTTCTTTGATTCAATGGTTACTTGTTTCTAAAGTGAAGTTGGTCCCTAGCGGTGGTGCtggcaataataataataacaataaaaatggGTATAGTGATTATCTCatcgaagaagaagaaggtgtTAATGATCATAACGTCGTCCTTAAATGCGCCGACATTCAAAACGCTATCTCCGAag GGGCAACCTCTTTCCTTTTTACCGAGTATCAGTATGTTGGCATTTTCATGGTTGCTTTTGCCATCCTTATTTTCGTATTCCTCGGCTCTGTTGAGGGATTCAGCACCAAGTCTCAGCCTTGCACATATGACCAATTCAAGATGTGCAAGCCTGCTCTGGCAACTGCTGCCTTCAGCACTGTATCATTCTTGCTTGGTGCTTTCACTTCTGTGGTTTCTGGATTCCTTGGGATGAAAATTGCTACATATGCCAATGCTAGAACAACCCTTGAGGCAAGAAAAGGAGTTGGGAAGGCTTTTATCACTGCATTTAGATCTGGTGCTGTCATGGGTTTTCTCCTTGCTGCAAATGGCCTTTTGGTACTTTACATTGCCATCAACCTCTTTAAGTTGTACTATGGTGATGACTGGGCTGGGCTTTTTGAGGCTATAACTGGTTATGGTCTTGGAGGATCTTCCATGGCTCTCTTTGGCAGAGTTGGTGGAGGTATCTACACTAAAGCTGCTGATGTTGGTGCTGATCTTGTTGGCAAGGTCGAAAAGAACATCCCTGAGGACGACCCAAGAAATCCAGCT GTAATCGCTGATAATGTTGGTGACAATGTTGGTGATATAGCTGGTATGGGATCTGACCTCTTTGGCTCATACGCAGAATCTTCTTGTGCTGCCCTAGTTGTTGCTTCCATTTCATCTTTTGGAATGAATCATGAGTTGACTCCAATGCTATATCCTCTTATCATTAGTTCTGTGGGTATCCTTGTTTGCTTGCTCACCACCTTATTTGCAACTGACTTTTTTGAGATCAAGGCTGTAAATGAGATTGAGCCAGCTTTGAAGAGGCAGCTCATTATTTCAACTGTTCTTATGACTATCGGAGTTGCTGTTGTTAGTTGGATTGCTCTTCCATCTTCCTTCACCATCTTCAATTTTGGGACTCAGAAAGTTGTCAAGAACTG GCAACTTTTCTTGTGTGTTGCTGTTGGTCTATGGGCTGGGCTCATTATTGGATTTGTAACTGAATACTACACTAGCAATGCATACAG CCCTGTTCAAGATGTTGCTGATTCATGTCGAACTGGAGCTGCCACTAATGTTATTTTTGGGCTTGCATTGGGATATAAATCTGTTATCATTCCCATTTTTGCCATTGCGATTAGCATTTTTGTTAGTTTCAGCTTTGCTGCTATGTATGGTATTGCAGTAGCTGCCCTTGGAATGCTGAGTACCATTGCAACTGGATTGGCAATTGATGCATATGGTCCCATTAGTGACAATGCTGGAGGTATTGCTGAGATGGCAGGCATGAGCCACCGAATCCGAGAGAGAACTGATGCCCTTGATGCTGCAGGAAACACCACTGCTGCTATTGGGAAG ggttttgccATTGGTTCTGCAGCTCTTGTGTCGCTTGCTCTCTTTGGTGCCTTTGTTAGTCGTGCTTCAATTTCAACAGTAGATGTGTTGACACCAAAAGTTTTCATTGGTTTGATTGTGGGTGCAATGCTTCCTTACTGGTTTTCTGCCATGACAATGAAGAGTGTCGGAAGTGCAGCTCTGAAGATGGTGGAGGAAGTCCGCAGGCAATTCAACACCATCCCTGGTTTGATGGAGGGTACTACCAAGCCCGACTATGCTACATGTGTTAAGATTTCCACTGATGCTTCAATCAAAGAGATGATCCCACCTGGTGCACTTGTCATGCTCACCCCTCTCATTGTTGGGATCTTTTTTGGTGTGGAAACCCTCTCTGGTGTCCTAGCTGGATCTCTTGTATCTGGAGTTCAG ATTGCCATCTCTGCATCTAACACTGGTGGTGCTTGGGATAATGCCAAGAAGTATATTGAG GCTGGTGCTTCTGAGCATGCAAGAACGCTTGGTCCTAAAGGGTCTGATCCACACAAGGCAGCTGTTATTGGCGACACCATCGGTGACCCATTGAAGGACACATCTGGACCATCACTTAACATCCTTATCAAGCTTATGGCAGTTGAATCGCTTGTGTTTGCACCATTCTTTGCTACACATGGAGGTCTACTTTTCAAGATATTCTAA
- the LOC8263853 gene encoding uncharacterized protein LOC8263853 isoform X2, whose amino-acid sequence MPCSSGAELLSSKKSSHLHESSELKPLSPGMDVTDRAVKLLNAHQHYNVGRTMFLKRSRHYYGHHYSRRNSGNHANASTSHGKNTSSHNDRLPFKLISHSGSELGYHTENRGKAFGRPDRIRLSSLVMDSSDPVKMICGICQKLLRRKSYFLGDALSSGGCSIVAVLVCGHVYHADCLEHRTSTEEICDPRCPLCSGEFSRGQE is encoded by the exons ATGCCATGCTCTTCTGGAGCAGAATTATTATCTAGCAAG AAGTCTTCTCATTTACATGAATCTAGTGAATTAAAGCCTCTTTCACCTGGAATGGATGTCACAGATAGGGCTGTAAAGCTGTTGAATGCACATCAGCATTACAATGTTGGTCGCACTATGTTTTTGAAACGATCACGTCATTACTATGGTCATCACTATTCTCGAAGGAACTCAGGGAACCACGCTAATGCCTCAACTTCTCATGGAAAGAATACCTCTTCACACAATGACAGACTTCCCTTCAAGTTGATTAGTCACTCTGGTTCAGAGCTTGGATACCATACAG AGAACAGGGGAAAAGCATTTGGCAGGCCTGATAGGATTAGGCTTAGTTCCTTGGTAATGGATTCATCTGATCCAGTGAAAATGATATGCGGGATCTGTCAGAAGCTGTTAAGACGgaaatcatattttcttggaGACGCACTCTCTTCTGGGGGATGCTCTATTGTGGCTGTTCTAGTCTGTGGTCATGTTTATCATGCAGATTGTCTGGAGCATAGAACAAGTACTGAAGAAATATGCGATCCCCGCTGTCCATTGTGCTCTGGCGAGTTCTCAAGAGGACAAGAGTAA
- the LOC107262168 gene encoding uncharacterized protein LOC107262168, with amino-acid sequence MPKNKLILICQCGGEFVTSADGCLSYTGGEAHALDVNHETVFDDLKLKLAEMCNFEYKSLSIKYFLPGNRRTLITLANDKDLKRMYDFHVDSVTADIFATGKEGFNYEDVHMLASRSSGLKQAETVPAIMASQDAASTPPIDCASTPTVARASSRSITRAGNRSITRAGSRSVARVGTGSAARGDTRSAARAGTRSAARAGDATVHSPVTNDTSGTPADTVKKRRRTASWKIGANGPTIVSDIEIVQETRESTKRKKGSRNYDTWNHDSWNHDTGIVNVDVKQLKESDVVPWVEMDNSHHSSTDIIYDDVSAQDVSLEQMIASWKDGIIGVGQEFKSVAEFRDVLQKYAIANRFMYKLKKNDTSRASGICAAEGCSWSIHASWVPSAEIFRIKKMNNEHTCGGESWKAAHPTKSWLVSIIKGRLRENPHHKPRDIANAIMQDFGIELHYSQVRRGIEEAREQLQGSYKESYTQLPWFCDKMMEANPGSFVKLEIDDISKFRRLFVSFHASIHGFENGCRPLLFLDSTSFRSRYHEVLLTATALDGNDDAFPFSFAIVDIENDDNWHWFLEQLRSAISTSQSITFVSDNEKGLMKSVLEIFENAHHGYSIYHLLENFRRNLKGPFEGEGKAALPVSLLRAAHAVRLDGFKMFTEQIKQVSSKAYDWLVQIEPQYWTNALFKGEHYTHVPVNIAEIYANWIEEVRELPIVQKVEALGCKMMELIHKRQTDSNGWTTKLTPSKEQKLHDEALKALAFKVLFSSDTLFEVHDDSIHVVDLVKRDCTCLQWKLTGLPCSHTVAVFNRKGISVYDYCSKYFTADNFRSTYSESINPVLDTSKPVDEEEDALGARPVLPPTTPKPPPQPKEKPIKRIDELRRVMTCSKCKGEGHNKATCKEPL; translated from the exons ATGCCAAAGAACAAGCTAATACTGATCTGCCAGTGTGGGGGTGAATTTGTGACAAGCGCTGATGGATGTTTATCATATACTGGTGGAGAGGCACACGCTTTAGATGTCAATCATGAAACTGTGTTTGATGATCTCAAGCTAAAGTTGGCTGAGATGTGtaattttgaatataaatcATTGTCCATCAAGTACTTTCTTCCTGGAAATAGGCGGACCCTCATTACTTTAGCTAATGACAAAGACCTAAAGAGGATGTATGATTTTCATGTGGACTCGGTTACTGCAGATATCTTTGCAACTGGGAAAGAAGGTTTTAATTATGAGGATGTACATATGCTTGCTAGCAG ATCATCCGGCTTAAAACAGGCTGAGACTGTGCCTGCAATTATGGCTTCTCAAGATGCTGCCAGTACTCCCCCAATTGATTGTGCCAGTACCCCCACAGTTGCTCGTGCCAGTAGTCGCTCAATTACTCGTGCTGGTAATCGATCAATTACTCGTGCGGGTAGTCGCTCAGTTGCTCGGGTCGGTACTGGCTCAGCTGCTCGTGGTGATACTCGATCGGCTGCTCGTGCCGGTACTCGCTCAGCTGCTCGTGCTGGTGATGCAACTGTCCACAGCCCAGTTACAAATGATACGAGTGGTACCCCTGCTGATACTGTTAAGAAGAGAAGGCGCACAGCATCATGGAAAATTGGAGCCAATGGTCCTACAATTGTTTCTGACATCGAAATTGTGCAGGAGACGAGAGAAAGTACTAAGCGCAAGAAGGGTTCTCGGAATTATGATACATGGAATCATGATTCTTGGAATCATGATACTGGTATTGTAAATGTTGATGTCAAGCAACTAAAGGAATCTGATGTTGTACCATGGGTAGAGATGGACAATTCTCATCATTCATCTACTGATATCATCTATGACGATGTCAGCGCTCAAGATGTTTCTTTGGAACAAATGATTGCCTCTTGGAAAGATGGAATTATTGGTGTAGGCCAAGAATTTAAAAGTGTAGCTGAATTCAGGGATGTGCTGCAGAAATATGCCATTGCAAATCGTTTCATGTATAAGCTAAAAAAGAACGATACCAGCCGTGCAAGTGGTATATGTGCGGCTGAAGGCTGTTCTTGGTCAATTCATGCATCATGGGTTCCATCTGCTGAAATATTTAGGATAAAGAAGATGAATAATGAACATACATGTGGAGGGGAATCTTGGAAGGCTGCTCATCCAACAAAGAGTTGGCTGGTCAGCATTATAAAGGGCAGGTTGAGGGAGAACCCACATCACAAACCCAGGGACATTGCTAATGCAATTATGCAGGATTTTGGGATTGAACTGCACTACTCACAAGTGCGGCGAGGAATTGAAGAAGCAAGGGAGCAACTTCAAGGTTCATATAAAGAGTCCTATACCCAGTTGCCTTGGTTTTGTGACAAGATGATGGAGGCAAATCCTGGTAGTTTTGTGAAGCTTGAGATTGATGATATCAGCAAATTTCGACGTCTTTTTGTATCCTTTCATGCCTCTATACACGGTTTCGAGAATGGGTGCCGCCCACTTCTGTTTCTTGATTCTACATCATTCAGATCAAGATACCACGAGGTTTTGTTGACAGCTACTGCATTAGATGGGAATGATGATGcttttccattttcatttGCTATTGTAGACATTGAGAATGATGATAATTGGCATTGGTTTTTGGAGCAGTTGAGATCTGCAATTTCAACTTCACAATCCATAACTTTTGTCTCTGATAATGAGAAGGGATTAATGAAATCTGTGCTTGAAATATTTGAGAATGCTCACCATGGTTATTCTATATACCACCTGCTGGAGAACTTCAGGAGAAATTTAAAAGGGCCATTCGAGGGAGAAGGGAAAGCTGCTTTGCCTGTAAGCTTATTGCGTGCTGCACACGCAGTTCGACTTGATGGTTTCAAGATGTTCACTGAGCAAATTAAACAGGTTTCTTCAAAAGCATACGATTGGCTTGTGCAGATTGAGCCACAATATTGGACAAATGCATTATTTAAGGGTGAGCATTATACTCATGTTCCAGTAAATATTGCAGAGATATATGCTAATTGGATTGAAGAAGTACGAGAGCTGCCTATTGTACAAAAGGTAGAAGCACTCGGATGCAAAATGATGGAGTTGATTCACAAACGTCAAACGGATTCAAATGGGTGGACTACAAAGCTTACTCCATCCAAGGAGCAAAAACTACATGATGAAGCTCTAAAAGCACTTGCTTTTAAAGTGTTATTTTCATCTGATACCCTATTTGAGGTTCATGACGATTCCATTCATGTTGTGGATCTTGTAAAAAGGGACTGTACCTGTCTGCAGTGGAAATTGACCGGGTTACCTTGCAGCCACACTGTTGCTGTCTTCAATCGCAAAGGGATTAGTGTGTATGATTATTGTTCAAAGTACTTCACAGCTGATAACTTCCGTTCAACTTATTCTGAGTCCATAAATCCTGTTTTAGACACTTCCAAGCCAGTGGACGAAGAAGAAGACGCCTTGGGAGCAAGGCCTGTCCTTCCTCCTACTACTCCAAAGCCGCCACCCCAACCAAAGGAGAAACCAATTAAAAGAATCGATGAACTGAGAAGGGTAATGACTTGCAGCAAGTGCAAGGGAGAAGGGCACAATAAGGCCACCTGCAAGGAACCCTTATAG
- the LOC8263848 gene encoding arogenate dehydrogenase 1, chloroplastic: MLSIKPSFRSLSLLSPPPPPQPPPSLFPTSKPTTISIRTHLFIKSQSATATKKQLIPKTNPDNTTQRPPLSNSHVLKVAIIGFGNFGQFLAKTLVAQGHTVLAHSRTDHSLEAHSLGVSFFLDPHDLCEQHPDVILLCTSIISTEKVLKSLPLQRFKRNTLFVDVLSVKEFAKNLLLDLLPSDFDIICSHPMFGPQSAKLGWDGLHFVYEKVRIGNEESRVTRCKSFLDVFAREGCKMVELSCHEHDKYAAGSQFITHTVGRVLEMLSLESTPINTKGYESLLGLVENTAEDSFDLYYGLFMYNKNALEMLERLDLAFEALRKQLFGRLHDVVRKQLFGNEERGQFSQVDHANMHTYGAAFLSAPEAERFQGAAQPYEYKAKTSNCINDNSKLKIAIVGFGNFGQFLAKTLVRQGHTVLAYSRSDYSDEAQKLGVSYFSDANDLCEEHPEVILLCTSILSTENVLKSLPVQRLKRSTLFVDVLSVKEFPRNLFLQHLPPDFDILCTHPMFGPESGKNGWNHLPFLFDKVRVGSDERRVSRCDRFLDIFAREGCRMVEMSCSEHDWHAAGSQFITHTMGRILEKLGLESTPINTKGYETLLNLVENTAGDSFDLYYGLFMYNVNAMEQLERLDLAFESLKKQLFGRLHGVLRKQLFENEEKSQVLREESLVSKVSQDDAALAYVLDSVQNN, from the exons ATGCTCTCTATTAAACCTTCCTTCCGATCactctctcttctctctccTCCTCCGCCGCCGCAGCCGCCGCCATCTCTGTTTCCCACATCCAAGCCCACTACCATTTCTATCCGTACACATCTATTCATCAAATCTCAATCCGCCACCGCCACCAAAAAACAATTAATACCCAAAACGAATCCAGATAACACCACCCAAAGGCCGCCACTCTCCAATTCTCACGTCCTCAAAGTAGCCATTATCGGGTTTGGTAACTTTGGCCAATTTCTAGCCAAAACCCTTGTCGCTCAAGGCCACACTGTTCTTGCTCACTCTAGAACTGATCACTCTCTTGAAGCTCATTCTCTTGGCGTGTCCTTCTTTCTTGACCCTCATGACCTCTGTGAACAGCACCCAgatgttattttgttatgcACTTCTATTATTTCTACCGAGAAAGTACTAAAGTCTTTGCCTTTACAGAGATTTAAGAGAAATACATTGTTTGTTGATGTCTTGTCTGTTAAAGAATttgctaaaaatttattgcTTGATCTTTTGCCTAGTGATTTTGATATCATTTGTAGCCATCCTATGTTTGGTCCTCAAAGTGCTAAACTTGGGTGGGATGGTTTACATTTTGTGTACGAGAAGGTCAGAATTGGAAATGAGGAATCTAGAGTTACTAGGTGTAAAAGTTTTCTTGATGTTTTTGCTAGAGAAGGGTGTAAAATGGTGGAATTGAGTTGTCATGAGCATGATAAGTATGCTGCAGGGTCACAGTTTATTACACATACTGTGGGGAGAGTGTTGGAGATGTTGAGCTTGGAGTCTACTCCGATTAATACTAAAGGGTATGAGAGTTTGTTGGGTTTAGTGGAGAATACGGCTGAGGATAGTTTTGATTTGTATTATGGgttatttatgtataataaGAATGCACTTGAGATGTTGGAGAGATTGGATTTGGCTTTTGAGGCTTTGAGGAAACAGCTTTTTGGAAGGTTACATGATGTTGTAAGGAAGCAGTTGTTTGGGAATGAAGAGAGGGGGCAATTTTCCCAAGTGGATCATGCGAATATGCATACTTATGGTGCTGCATTTCTTTCTGCTCCAGAGGCTGAAAG ATTTCAAGGTGCTGCTCAACCATATGAGTATAAGGCGAAGACCTCCAATTGCATTAATGATAATTCGAAGCTTAAGATTGCTATAGTTGGTTTTGGCAATTTTGGCCAATTCCTTGCGAAAACTTTAGTTCGGCAGGGCCACACAGTGTTAGCTTATTCTCGATCAGACTATTCTGATGAGGCTCAGAAATTGGGAGTTTCTTACTTCTCTGATGCAAATGATCTTTGCGAAGAGCATCCAGAAGTAATTCTTCTTTGTACTTCAATTCTTTCAACAGAAAATGTTCTCAAGTCATTGCCAGTTCAGAGATTGAAGAGAAGCACTCTCTTTGTTGATGTGCTCTCAGTCAAAGAGTTTCCAAGGAATTTATTTCTTCAACATTTGCCACCTGATTTTGATATTCTTTGTACACATCCTATGTTTGGACCGGAGAGTGGAAAAAATGGGTGGAATCatcttccctttctttttgaTAAGGTCAGGGTAGGAAGTGATGAGAGAAGAGTATCAAGGTGTGATCGGTTTCTTGATATTTTTGCTCGTGAAGGATGCAGAATGGTGGAGATGTCCTGTTCAGAACATGATTGGCATGCAGCTGGATCACAGTTCATTACACACACCATGGGAAGGATTCTAGAAAAGTTGGGTTTAGAGTCAACGCCAATTAACACTAAAGGCTATGAAACTTTGTTGAATTTAGTGGAAAATACAGCAGGAGATAGCTTTGATCTGTACTACGGACTGTTTATGTACAATGTAAATGCAATGGAGCAGCTAGAGAGGTTGGATTTGGCTTTTGAATCTCTGAAGAAGCAGCTGTTTGGGCGGTTGCATGGTGTTCTTCGGAAGCAGCTATTTGAGAATGAAGAGAAGTCTCAAGTCTTGAGGGAGGAATCTCTGGTATCAAAAGTTTCTCAAGACGATGCTGCACTAGCATATGTTTTGGACTCTGTTCAAAACAATTAA
- the LOC8263853 gene encoding homeobox protein 5 isoform X1: protein MGKRKIPSSTPNNNNNNNNNNNNNPSSSDNMPCSSGAELLSSKKSSHLHESSELKPLSPGMDVTDRAVKLLNAHQHYNVGRTMFLKRSRHYYGHHYSRRNSGNHANASTSHGKNTSSHNDRLPFKLISHSGSELGYHTENRGKAFGRPDRIRLSSLVMDSSDPVKMICGICQKLLRRKSYFLGDALSSGGCSIVAVLVCGHVYHADCLEHRTSTEEICDPRCPLCSGEFSRGQE from the exons atgGGAAAGAGAAAGATACCTTCTTCTActcctaataataataataataataataataataataataataatcctTCTTCTTCGG ACAACATGCCATGCTCTTCTGGAGCAGAATTATTATCTAGCAAG AAGTCTTCTCATTTACATGAATCTAGTGAATTAAAGCCTCTTTCACCTGGAATGGATGTCACAGATAGGGCTGTAAAGCTGTTGAATGCACATCAGCATTACAATGTTGGTCGCACTATGTTTTTGAAACGATCACGTCATTACTATGGTCATCACTATTCTCGAAGGAACTCAGGGAACCACGCTAATGCCTCAACTTCTCATGGAAAGAATACCTCTTCACACAATGACAGACTTCCCTTCAAGTTGATTAGTCACTCTGGTTCAGAGCTTGGATACCATACAG AGAACAGGGGAAAAGCATTTGGCAGGCCTGATAGGATTAGGCTTAGTTCCTTGGTAATGGATTCATCTGATCCAGTGAAAATGATATGCGGGATCTGTCAGAAGCTGTTAAGACGgaaatcatattttcttggaGACGCACTCTCTTCTGGGGGATGCTCTATTGTGGCTGTTCTAGTCTGTGGTCATGTTTATCATGCAGATTGTCTGGAGCATAGAACAAGTACTGAAGAAATATGCGATCCCCGCTGTCCATTGTGCTCTGGCGAGTTCTCAAGAGGACAAGAGTAA